The Anomalospiza imberbis isolate Cuckoo-Finch-1a 21T00152 chromosome 13, ASM3175350v1, whole genome shotgun sequence genome includes the window ACTGACGCCAATACAGGACTCTGCTAAAGAAGTAGAGGTGCTGCTCTGAGATCCCCACACTGTTATCACCTACAGCCTGCAGTGCTTGGCAGCTGGGTGAGGGTTAGGATTAGGGTGTGATGCTGAAAGCTGAACCATCCCCCCTTAGTTAGTGCTGCCAGgtgctgctctgccctcctTGGTACTCCTCTTTCTCTATGCCCTTTTGCTGTTCTCtagctgtccctgtcctgacAGGCTCAAGGTTGCCCTCTTCTATCAGGCAGGCCTGGAGGGAGGGAGCCCAATAAAACAACCCTTCCTTTTGTCTttccccaggagcaggcagaggacGGGTCCTCAGAGGAGAAGCGAATCCAGTGGGCGGACAGCTTTGTCCTGGTCTACAGTATCTGTGACCGCGCCAGCTTCAACATCCTGCCCCTCAAAATCCAGTTCATCAAGGCTGCCAAGGAGGggcagagccaggagaaggTGCCCATAGTCATTGTGGGCAACAAACGGGACCTGCACCACCAACGGGTAGTGTCCAGCGAGGAGGGGCGGCTCCTGGCCCTCTCTTTAGACTGCGGTTTCTATGAGGTCTCTGCAGCTGAGGCTTATCACGGGGCCCTCATGGTCTTCCATGGACTGGCCAAGCTCATCCCAGACACCAAGCTGGCCCTGAAGAAGGGTACAGGGATCCGTGGCATCGTCAAGACCATGTCGGCCGTGTTTGCCCGTAAGCGAACAGACTCCCTCTGAGCTCCTGCACAGGTGttgctgctctctgtgctgccctgctgggccAAGCCTCCTCGCTGGGAGCCAATGGAGATGGTGTGTCTCTTTCCATAAGTATGACGGGTTCCTTGCTGTCCTCCTAGTGTCAGGGTCTGGGTGTCCTCCCTCGCACAGCCAGTGCAGCCAAGGACTGTAGTGGGTTACTCTTGGCTCTGCCGTGGGACAGGCTCATCTCTTTGCTGTACCAGCTCTTTAGGTGCCTCCTGCTTTCTCCTTCTGTCCTCCAACACTGGAAACCATGGGGGGATTTTGCAaaagctccaggcagcagcatccctagctcctgcagctggagctgcccaggctGTCAGCGATTAGGAAGGATATCCTGCTCTTGTACAGCACACGACTCCCTGTCTCTCCACTCCTACTCTGGGATCCTTATCCCTGTTTAACCCTCATCAGGATCCTCTTCAGTAACCCTGGAGCACCCATGAGCTGGAGAGGTGGGGCTCTCTCCACTGGGGAGGCACTGGTAGTTCCCACGTGTGTATCACCGAGTGAGAGTGTCCCAGAGCCCAGGGCACCGGCGATCCTGGGGACTTTGGAGAGGGCTGGTGCCTCCCATCCCCCCGCCGTGCTTTTGAACAGTCATGGCCCTCTCCCCCACAGCCTTTCAGCGATCACAGCCGTTTCCCTTGTGCGGGCGAGCGCTGTACAGGCTGTGCCTGGGAAAAGCCAGGCGCGGGGCTCGTTCCCAGGATGGGAATTGCACCACACGCCTTCCCAAGCCACTCCTTCTGTAGGGCTGCCTGTCCCCGGGGAGGAAAGGAGCTGGGGAAAGCGGTCTCTGGGCTCCTCACTGAaccctctgctgctgggaggCTTTTTCCTGCCTCCCCCAAACCCTTCTCTTTGTGCCCTGGGAAAGCAGTGTGTTGGAAGAGGGTTTGTGCGTGCTGTAGGGACActgatttttctgctgtgttctTCTGGAAATGCAATAAATTGTCTTTGGCAGGAAGCCCCGGCTCCTTGGAGCTTTGAATTTGTACTTGGGGCATGGGAAGAGACACGTACCGTGCTGGGCATGAGCACCCTCTCTCCCAGTGGCAGCTACCCGCAGGGAATGTAACAGGATGTTTCCCGCACCCACTCCCTTGGCCCTGAGATGGGGGTCTCACCCCACTGTGTTCCCTTGGTTTGGTGTCTCACTCCCACAGAGAAGCTGAGCAGATGGGGTGAGCGGCAGGTGGTTTATTATTGCAGGTTTATTATTGCAGCAGATACAACAAGGTGTTGTGGGAAGCCAGGTGATCCTGTGGGagaggggctccaggagctccaccTGTTCTTTTTCCTGACCCCACCAtccatcccagctgggagagaagTGCCCAGGGCTTTCCCACTCATGAATCCTGCTGGTTGGTGGGGATCTTCAGCCCCTCCATGGAGGAGCAATCTGTGCCTAGGGATGGGCCCTGCAaggggggatggagggaggaagGATGGGGAAGTAGGCTTGCTGTGGTGATGTTTGACAGCTTTGCCATCCTCCCCTTTCTCTCTCAATGTGTAGCCCATCTAAGTTCACTCTGTCTGCTGAGCAGGGCCCAAGGTAGCCCAGTGCCAACCCTGGGTGGTCCCTTCTTCTGGTCTCACCACTATTTCCAATCTCCTTCACCTTCCTAGTCCCACCTTCCCCTACCTTCTCCTTCTGGCAGCATTGCTTTTGGTTGCCTTTATTCCCCCATCCTGGCCTTGATGCACTCCAGAATAAGCTATCCCATGGCCTGTCTACCACTTTAAGCTCCTGTCCTGGAACAGGGGTGTGTGTGGAAAGCTGGCAGGGGCCCAGGCAAAGCGTGCTGAGGGGATTtgagaggggctgggatgtgcttgTCCCGCTCGCTGGCTCAGTCCTTCTTGAAGACAGGACTGTACAAGTTGCCGTAGTAGGCCCGGCTGTACATGGAGTCGGGGCTGAAGCGGTAGGAGCCCTCACTCACCCGCCTGTTGTAGGGGGAGAAGGCGGATTTCCGCGGGAATGAGTAGTCGGGGTCGAAGGCAGGGCTGCGGTAGTAGTTGTGCCGCAGGAAGAGGGGGTCCTCGAGCCCCAGGAAGGAGAGGGGGTGATGGCCACGGTACAGCCGCCAGTCACTCCTCAGCTGGGATTTCTCCTCAGTGGAGGGGGCAGCAGGcttgctctcctcctcctcctcctccttcttctctttcttctccgTGGTGGTCTTGCTGCCCCTGGATGCTTCTTCTTCCTTCACCGACTGCCTGCGGAGCTGAAAGATGGGCTGAGCACCCAGCCAGGCTGTACccacctgccagccctgctccacctGTGCTTTACAGCCCCCCCCCACCTTGAACTGGGACGATGTCAGGAGAAGCCAGTTTGCACCCAGAATGGAGAGGGGCGGGTGGCTTATAGTCCTTGAGCAGCTGTGGTGGAGAAATGCTCCCAGGGGAACAACAGGCTAAGGTAAAGGACAGAAAACAGGGTCTCAGCCTGAGCTTTCA containing:
- the LOC137481827 gene encoding ras-related and estrogen-regulated growth inhibitor-like protein; translated protein: MGLRLPLRRSTSFTPDHPALMEVPGPTALKMEANVLVMGADNVGKSALTVRFLTRRFIGEYGDMEFIYSHNMTVDGREILLHIWDVPNSQEQAEDGSSEEKRIQWADSFVLVYSICDRASFNILPLKIQFIKAAKEGQSQEKVPIVIVGNKRDLHHQRVVSSEEGRLLALSLDCGFYEVSAAEAYHGALMVFHGLAKLIPDTKLALKKGTGIRGIVKTMSAVFARKRTDSL